One Stigmatopora argus isolate UIUO_Sarg chromosome 12, RoL_Sarg_1.0, whole genome shotgun sequence genomic window carries:
- the LOC144085277 gene encoding nuclear receptor ROR-beta-like isoform X2, giving the protein MYSCSRQRNCLIDRTNRNRCQHCRLQKCLTLGMSRDAVKFGRMSKKQRDSLYAEVQKHQKSQECVGLEDGGSTALSLPREDGVRGGSREDNEEGLSRSYSTGGSSSTLSDLDDIAALPDLFDLPLTPEEASEYCSLELLGGSGGTSTGNTYNSSSASPSSSSLSNQNSPQTMLDVSDSNGIQLLHTHSHSYSLLGDTHTLLDQLPEDCSITELERITQCILKSHLETCQYSAEDMKRFTWVQYTQEETRAFQNKSAEWMWQQCAHQITNAIQYVVEFAKRIAGFMDLCQNDQIILLKAGCLEVLLIRMCRAFNVNNSTIFFNGKFASPHFFKALGCDDLVSAVFELGKGLCRLQLSDEEMALLSAAVLLSPDRPWLMDGQKVQKLQEKVFLALHHSLHKSASEEKLDKMLSKLPIMKSICNLHIDKLEFFRLVHPETAYSFPPLYREVFGTDMTLPDSTNC; this is encoded by the exons ATGTACTCGTGCTCCCGCCAGAGGAACTGTTTGATCGATCGGACGAACCGCAACCGTTGCCAGCACTGCCGTCTGCAGAAATGTCTGACTTTGGGGATGAGCCGAGATG CGGTGAAGTTTGGCCGTATGTCCAAAAAGCAGCGTGACAGCCTGTACGCTGAGGTGCAGAAGCATCAAAAGTCCCAAGAATGTGTGGGCTTAGAAGATGGGGGCTCTACTGCCCTGTCCTTACCCAGAGAAGACGGCGTACGTGGCGGTAGCAGGGAGGATAATGAGGAAGGTTTAAGCCGTTCCTATAGCACCGGCGGATCCAGCTCTACTCTCAGTgacctggatgacattgccGCGCTACCAGACCTTTTTGACCTACCGCTGACCCCAGAAGAGGCCAGCGAGTACTGCAGCCTAGAGCTACTGGGCGGAAGTGGAGGGACCAGCACCGGAAACACCTACAACTCTTCGTCCGCTTCCCCCTCGTCCTCATCCCTGTCCAATCAGAATTCTCCTCAGACAATGTTGGATGTGTCAGACAGCAATGGCATCCAGCTCCTGCACACGCATTCTCACTCATATTCACTGCTTGGAGACACGCATACACTGCTGGACCAGTTGCCTGAGGACTGCTCCATAACAGAACTTG AGCGAATCACTCAGTGTATTTTAAAATCTCACTTGGAGACGTGTCAATACAGTGCTGAGGACATGAAGAGATTTACTTGGGTACAATACACTCAGGAGGAAACGAGGGCTTTTCAAAACAAG tcaGCGGAGTGGATGTGGCAGCAATGTGCACATCAGATTACCAACGCCATCCAGTATGTTGTGGAGTTTGCCAAACGTATTGCTGGCTTCATGGACCTTTGCCAGAACGACCAGATTATTTTGCTCAAAGCAG GATGCCTGGAGGTCCTGCTGATACGTATGTGCCGGGCTTTTAACGTCAACAACAGTACCATTTTCTTCAATGGAAAATTTGCCTCGCCTCACTTCTTCAAAGCACTTG GTTGTGATGACCTGGTGAGTGCagtatttgaactgggaaaagGACTCTGCCGCCTCCAACTGTCTGATGAAGAGATGGCTTTGTTGAGTGCGGCTGTACTTCTCTCCCCTG ATCGGCCCTGGCTTATGGATGGTCAAAAGGTTCAGAAGCTTCAAGAGAAGGTTTTCTTGGCTCTGCACCATAGTCTACACAAGAGTGCTTCTGAGGAAAAACTGGACAAG ATGCTGTCCAAACTACCTATCATGAAATCTATTTGTAACCTTCACATCGATAAACTGGAGTTTTTCCGTCTGGTCCACCCAGAGACCGCATACAGTTTCCCTCCACTGTACCGGGAGGTGTTTGGAACTGACATGACCCTCCCGGACTCCACCAACTGCTAG
- the LOC144085277 gene encoding nuclear receptor ROR-beta-like isoform X1: protein MRAQIEVIPCKICGDKSSGIHYGVITCEGCKGFFRRSQQNNAMYSCSRQRNCLIDRTNRNRCQHCRLQKCLTLGMSRDAVKFGRMSKKQRDSLYAEVQKHQKSQECVGLEDGGSTALSLPREDGVRGGSREDNEEGLSRSYSTGGSSSTLSDLDDIAALPDLFDLPLTPEEASEYCSLELLGGSGGTSTGNTYNSSSASPSSSSLSNQNSPQTMLDVSDSNGIQLLHTHSHSYSLLGDTHTLLDQLPEDCSITELERITQCILKSHLETCQYSAEDMKRFTWVQYTQEETRAFQNKSAEWMWQQCAHQITNAIQYVVEFAKRIAGFMDLCQNDQIILLKAGCLEVLLIRMCRAFNVNNSTIFFNGKFASPHFFKALGCDDLVSAVFELGKGLCRLQLSDEEMALLSAAVLLSPDRPWLMDGQKVQKLQEKVFLALHHSLHKSASEEKLDKMLSKLPIMKSICNLHIDKLEFFRLVHPETAYSFPPLYREVFGTDMTLPDSTNC, encoded by the exons ATGAGAG CTCAGATCGAGGTCATCCCCTGTAAAATCTGTGGGGACAAGTCCTCGGGCATCCACTATGGGGTCATCACCTGTGAAGGCTGCAAG gggTTCTTCCGTCGCAGTCAGCAAAACAATGCCATGTACTCGTGCTCCCGCCAGAGGAACTGTTTGATCGATCGGACGAACCGCAACCGTTGCCAGCACTGCCGTCTGCAGAAATGTCTGACTTTGGGGATGAGCCGAGATG CGGTGAAGTTTGGCCGTATGTCCAAAAAGCAGCGTGACAGCCTGTACGCTGAGGTGCAGAAGCATCAAAAGTCCCAAGAATGTGTGGGCTTAGAAGATGGGGGCTCTACTGCCCTGTCCTTACCCAGAGAAGACGGCGTACGTGGCGGTAGCAGGGAGGATAATGAGGAAGGTTTAAGCCGTTCCTATAGCACCGGCGGATCCAGCTCTACTCTCAGTgacctggatgacattgccGCGCTACCAGACCTTTTTGACCTACCGCTGACCCCAGAAGAGGCCAGCGAGTACTGCAGCCTAGAGCTACTGGGCGGAAGTGGAGGGACCAGCACCGGAAACACCTACAACTCTTCGTCCGCTTCCCCCTCGTCCTCATCCCTGTCCAATCAGAATTCTCCTCAGACAATGTTGGATGTGTCAGACAGCAATGGCATCCAGCTCCTGCACACGCATTCTCACTCATATTCACTGCTTGGAGACACGCATACACTGCTGGACCAGTTGCCTGAGGACTGCTCCATAACAGAACTTG AGCGAATCACTCAGTGTATTTTAAAATCTCACTTGGAGACGTGTCAATACAGTGCTGAGGACATGAAGAGATTTACTTGGGTACAATACACTCAGGAGGAAACGAGGGCTTTTCAAAACAAG tcaGCGGAGTGGATGTGGCAGCAATGTGCACATCAGATTACCAACGCCATCCAGTATGTTGTGGAGTTTGCCAAACGTATTGCTGGCTTCATGGACCTTTGCCAGAACGACCAGATTATTTTGCTCAAAGCAG GATGCCTGGAGGTCCTGCTGATACGTATGTGCCGGGCTTTTAACGTCAACAACAGTACCATTTTCTTCAATGGAAAATTTGCCTCGCCTCACTTCTTCAAAGCACTTG GTTGTGATGACCTGGTGAGTGCagtatttgaactgggaaaagGACTCTGCCGCCTCCAACTGTCTGATGAAGAGATGGCTTTGTTGAGTGCGGCTGTACTTCTCTCCCCTG ATCGGCCCTGGCTTATGGATGGTCAAAAGGTTCAGAAGCTTCAAGAGAAGGTTTTCTTGGCTCTGCACCATAGTCTACACAAGAGTGCTTCTGAGGAAAAACTGGACAAG ATGCTGTCCAAACTACCTATCATGAAATCTATTTGTAACCTTCACATCGATAAACTGGAGTTTTTCCGTCTGGTCCACCCAGAGACCGCATACAGTTTCCCTCCACTGTACCGGGAGGTGTTTGGAACTGACATGACCCTCCCGGACTCCACCAACTGCTAG